A region from the Triticum urartu cultivar G1812 chromosome 1, Tu2.1, whole genome shotgun sequence genome encodes:
- the LOC125510271 gene encoding 2-oxoglutarate-Fe(II) type oxidoreductase hxnY, translated as MAGGSLDLPVVDLASPDLKSAVDAVRKACVESGFFYVTNHGIQDGLLEALFAESKRFFELPLEEKMLLQRNSSHRGYTPPYAEKLDESSEFQGDLKESFYIGAVRDVDMPNDPNQWPPKERFPSWKDTMKLYHEAALAAGKRILSLIALSLDLEAEFFQKIGAVDCSSEVIRLLHYPGEVNESDNGNYGASAHSDYGMITLLATDGTPGLQICREKDRHPQLWEDVRHVDGTLIVNIGDLLERWTNCVFRSTLHRVVAVGRERYSAAYFLDPRPDLVVQCLESCCCDAYPPRFPPITAGDYLKERLSATYK; from the exons ATGGCCGGCGGTAGCCTGGACCTCCCCGTGGTTGACCTCGCATCCCCCGACCTCAAATCCGCCGTGGACGCCGTCCGGAAG GCATGCGTGGAGAGCGGGTTCTTCTACGTCACCAACCACGGGATCCAGGACGGCCTGCTGGAGGCGTTGTTCGCCGAGAGCAAGAGGTTCTTCGAGCTGCCGCTGGAGGAGAAGATGCTGCTGCAGAGGAACAGCAGCCACCGGGGCTACACCCCGCCCTACGCCGAGAAGCTGGACGAGTCGTCCGAATTCCAGG GAGACCTCAAGGAGAGTTTCTACATTGGGGCGGTCAGGGATGTAGATATGCCGAATGATCCTAACCAATGGCCTCCTAAAG AGCGCTTTCCATCTTGGAAGGATACAATGAAGCTGTACCATGAAGCTGCACT GGCTGCTGGCAAAAGGATACTCTCTCTAATTGCTCTGAGTCTGGACCTAGAAGCTGAATTCTTTCAGAAGATTGGTGCAGTCGACTGCTCTTCAGAAGTTATTCGGCTATTGCACTACCCAG GTGAAGTAAACGAGTCTGATAATGGAAATTATGGTGCATCAGCTCATTCAGATTATGGAATGATAACTCTTCTAGCAACAGATGGCACTCCTGGCTTGCAG ATATGCAGGGAGAAGGATAGGCATCCCCAGCTCTGGGAAGATGTTCGTCATGTTGATGG GACCCTTATTGTTAACATTGGCGATTTGCTAGAAAGGTGGACAAATTGTGTTTTCAG ATCTACACTTCATCGGGTTGTTGCAGTTGGCAGAGAGCGATATTCT GCGGCTTACTTTCTGGACCCAAGACCCGATCTAGTGGTGCAGTGCTTGGAAAGCTGTTGCTGCGACGCATATCCTCCAAG GTTTCCACCTATCACGGCGGGTGACTATTTGAAAGAACGATTAAGTGCCACATACAAATAA